The Triticum dicoccoides isolate Atlit2015 ecotype Zavitan chromosome 6A, WEW_v2.0, whole genome shotgun sequence genome has a window encoding:
- the LOC119315892 gene encoding O-fucosyltransferase 23-like, giving the protein MNILQDLKHLKHISLPARLIICKCLLIVIGLIVLRAIISPFLAISSSEKSFYDSPTLDLFPGVRKGKFVEVPQIIWGLNNQKIAFARACLTAKFMNRSLLMPSLSASLFYKEVDLLQPIAFDKVFDLNKFNARCHGFVRVARYSEVSNRTEPFKLQKGSGRRWTVERDLDQLQQSRLGEADGFEVIHVTGKHPFLWPDHWPVKDYARIFDCLAVAPEIETEVVRVISKIKDAGKKARHDAAVSHNKKRIDGLKNLPVQYIAVHMRIEKDWMIHCKKWEQRSNLKEICSSKGEIIHKVSQITDLRRPVVVYLAVADSLLEDDSVTSGWRVGMVAYEKKKLGVTDIYEKQPYLIKSAIDFEVCARADVFVGNSFSTFSNLVVLSRTERLYKLGKASSCGEDVGLSSYAYNVIGDDGGPQKWMTDMLDTSLQRISYGTNNVSCH; this is encoded by the coding sequence ATGAACATCCTACAAGACCTTAAGCATCTCAAGCACATTAGCTTACCGGCGAGGCTTATCATTTGCAAGTGCCTTCTCATAGTGATTGGCCTTATTGTATTGAGAGCAATTATCTCCCCTTTTCTTGCCATCAGCTCTTCCGAGAAGAGTTTTTATGACTCACCAACCCTTGACTTGTTCCCTGGAGTTAGGAAAGGCAAGTTTGTTGAGGTCCCGCAGATTATATGGGGATTGAACAATCAGAAAATTGCATTTGCCAGAGCATGCTTGACGGCAAAATTCATGAACCGTTCTCTACTCATGCCAAGTCTGAGTGCTTCGCTTTTCTACAAAGAGGTTGACTTGCTGCAGCCTATTGCTTTCGACAAGGTATTTGACCTTAATAAGTTCAATGCCCGCTGTCATGGGTTTGTAAGGGTAGCTCGGTATTCAGAAGTTTCAAATCGTACCGAGCCTTTCAAACTTCAAAAGGGCAGTGGTAGGAGGTGGACAGTGGAGAGAGATTTGGATCAACTGCAACAATCCAGATTGGGGGAGGCCGATGGCTTTGAAGTGATTCATGTCACTGGGAAGCATCCATTTCTGTGGCCTGATCATTGGCCAGTGAAAGACTATGCCAGGATCTTCGATTGCCTTGCTGTAGCTCCTGAGATAGAAACTGAAGTTGTCAGGGTCATATCCAAGATTAAAGATGCAGGGAAAAAAGCAAGACATGATGCTGCCGTTTCTCATAATAAGAAGAGGATAGATGGTTTGAAAAATCTTCCTGTGCAGTACATTGCTGTTCACATGAGAATAGAGAAAGATTGGATGATTCATTGCAAGAAGTGGGAGCAGCGGTCCAATTTAAAGGAAATTTGCAGCAGCAAAGGAGAGATCATTCATAAGGTCTCACAGATCACTGACCTACGTCGCCCGGTTGTAGTTTATCTTGCAGTAGCCGACAGCCTTCTAGAAGATGATTCAGTAACCAGTGGTTGGAGAGTTGGTATGGTTGCTTATGAGAAGAAGAAACTTGGAGTTACCGACATATACGAGAAACAGCCTTACCTTATAAAGTCTGCCATCGACTTTGAGGTATGCGCAAGAGCGGATGTGTTTGTTGGCAATAGTTTCTCAACATTTTCCAACCTTGTAGTATTGTCTAGAACAGAAAGGTTATACAAGTTAGGGAAGGCAAGCTCATGTGGTGAGGATGTTGGGCTGTCGTCCTATGCGTACAATGTCATTGGAGATGATGGCGGGCCACAGAAATGGATGACAGATATGCTGGACACAAGCCTTCAGCGCATAAGTTACGGAACGAATAACGTTTCCTGCCACTGA
- the LOC119315893 gene encoding ABC transporter B family member 19-like, which produces MEEKDCPVESFKHEDDKKSTPPEIAVADEPFPFFGLLCYADALDWLLMVSGTIGSFVHGMAPAMSYYILGKAVDMFGDNIGNREAIVHQLTKLLPYMWSLAIITLPAGMIEITCWMYTSQRQMTHMQMAYLGSVLSQDVGAFDTDLTTANIMAGTTNHMSVIKDAIGEKMGHFISNFSTFLVAVIVAFVCCWEVGMLSVLVVPMLLVVGATYAKTMIGMSMTRTALVSETTTVVEQTLSHIKTVFSFVGENSAMKSFVKCMDKQYKLSKKEAFIKGLGLGMLQIVTFCSYSLTIYVGAVAVTRRSAKAGETIAAVINILSGAIYLSNAAPDLQIFSQAKAAGKEVFKVIKRNPVISSGSNGRILEKVIGDIEIREVHFTYPSREDNPILQGFSLAVPAGKIVALVGSSGCGKSTVISLVQRFYDAMSDFTCVCNTVWNAGDILIDGQNMKELDLKSLRRNIGSVSQEPSLFSGTISDNLRIGKMSATDEEVTEAAKTANVHTFISKLPNQYSTEVGERGVQLSGGQKQRIAIARAILKNPPILLLDEATSALDSESEKLVQDALDRAMQGRTVILIAHRISTIINADKIVVVENGRVAHSGTHRELLEKSAFYSSVCNMQNLEKESGQSRDRITEQDEEEQDNKPSFTADDKEKKIELTSKQPKQGARKRTSAFYRIFLRTFKLVPGKVLLGSTAAAVSGISRPIFAFFIITVAMAYLETDAQRIVGKYSHYIYGLVGERAINNLREALFSVVLRSEVGWFEEPGNSVGFLTARVVSDTSMIKTVISDRMSVIVQCISSILIATVLSTAVNWRMALAVYAMMPCHLIAGLVQVRSAKGFATDNSTSHQKLISLTSEAVSNIRTVASFVQEEEILRKADLALQEPMQTIRMEIIKYGALQGAALCLWHMTHAIQLSCSIALIGNGLATFENCVRSYQTFALTVPSITELWTLIPMVMSALAVLDPALDILDRETTIVPDVPKVSHDEEDTIVGGVAFEGVSFSYPSRAKVAILDGFSLAIEPGQRVALVGPSGAGKSTVFALLLRFYEPSQGRVLVDGKDIRGYNLKWLRRQIGLVQQEPILFNLSIRENISYGNEGASEAEIVQAATEANIHEFISGLSAGYGTVVGDKGSQLSGGQKQRIAIARTILKKPAILLLDEATSALDGESERVVMSSLAAKGWGKSSIGEVSSSTTTSITIAHRLSTVANADVIVVMEKGAVVEMGSHEALVSGSNGVYSRMYRVHVKGAKD; this is translated from the exons ATGGAAGAAAAGGACTGCCCCGTCGAATCCTTCAAACACGAGGATGACAAGAAAAGCACACCACCAGAAATAGCAGTTGCTGATGAACCGTTCCCATTCTTCGGCCTGCTTTGCTACGCCGATGCGCTAGATTGGCTGCTCATGGTATCAGGGACAATTGGGTCCTTCGTACACGGCATGGCACCTGCAATGTCATATTACATACTTGGCAAAGCTGTCGATATGTTTGGGGACAACATAGGCAATCGGGAGGCAATTGTCCATCAACTTACTAAG TTACTTCCATATATGTGGTCCTTGGCAATTATTACACTTCCTGCTGGAATGATTG AAATTACATGTTGGATGTACACAAGTCAGAGACAAATGACACACATGCAGATGGCATATCTGGGATCAGTACTCAGTCAAGATGTCGGAGCTTTTGACACCGACTTAACCACCGCGAACATCATGGCCGGAACAACTAATCACATGAGCGTCATAAAAGATGCAATTGGAGAGAAG ATGGGTCACTTTATTTCTAATTTCTCCACATTCCTAGTCGCTGTCATTGTTGCTTTTGTGTGCTGCTGGGAGGTGGGTATGCTCTCTGTGTTAGTTGTTCCGATGCTTCTTGTGGTTGGAGCAACATATGCTAAAACAATGATTGGCATGTCGATGACAAGGACAGCTTTGGTCTCTGAAACAACCACTGTTGTGGAACAG ACTCTTTCACATATCAAGACTGTCTTCTCATTTGTTGGAGAAAACTCGGCGATGAAATCCTTTGTGAAATGCATGGACAAGCAATACAAGTTAAGCAAGAAAGAGGCATTCATAAAAGGACTAGGTTTGGGAATGTTACAGATTGTAACTTTCTGTTCGTACTCACTGA CAATCTATGTTGGAGCAGTAGCAGTAACTAGAAGATCCGCGAAAGCGGGTGAGACAATTGCGGCTGTTATTAACATCCTCTCCGGTGCAAT ATATCTCTCAAATGCAGCTCCAGACCTTCAGATCTTCAGTCAAGCAAAAGCTGCTGGTAAAGAAGTGTTTAAGGTTATCAAAAGAAATCCAGTGATAAGTTCTGGATCAAATGGAAGAATATTGGAGAAGGTCATTGGTGACATTGAAATACGAGAGGTGCATTTCACATATCCATCCCGTGAAGATAACCCAATTCTCCAAGGTTTCTCACTGGCTGTACCGGCAGGCAAAATTGTGGCTCTTGTCGGGAGTAGTGGATGTGGGAAGAGCACTGTGATTTCTTTGGTTCAGAGGTTCTACGACGCAATGTCAG ATTTTACTTGTGTTTGTAATACAGTGTGGAATGCAGGTGA cataTTAATTGACGGTCAAAACATGAAGGAACTTGATCTGAAGTCCCTGAGGAGAAATATAGGTTCAGTGTCTCAAGAACCATCACTCTTTTCTGGTACTATTTCTGATAATTTGAGAATTGGCAAAATGAGTGCAACTGATGAAGAGGTCACTGAAGCAGCAAAAACAGCTAATGTGCACACCTTTATTTCCAAACTTCCAAACCAATACTCAACTGAG GTAGGAGAAAGAGGTGTGCAACTATCAGGAGGCCAGAAACAGAGAATAGCGATCGCAAGGGCTATTCTAAAAAATCCTCCAATTCTTCTGCTTGATGAAGCCACAAGTGCTCTTGATTCAGAATCCGAGAAGCTAGTTCAGGATGCTCTTGACAGAGCTATGCAAGGGAGAACTGTCATCTTGATTGCCCACAGAATATCAACAATTATAAACGCGGACAAGATTGTTGTTGTggagaatggaagagtagctcattcTGGAACTCATAGAGAATTGCTGGAGAAAAGTGCATTCTACTCGAGTGTATGTAACATGCAGAATCTGGAGAAGGAATCTGGCCAGAGTAGAGACAG AATCACTGAACAAGACGAAGAAGAACAAGACAACAAGCCATCTTTCACTGCAGATGATAAAGAGAAGAAAATTGAATTGACCTCAAAGCAACCGAAGCAAGGGGCCAGAAAGAGAACATCTGCTTTCTACAGAATATTTCTTCGAACATTTAAACTTGTGCCTGGTAAAGTTCTGCTGGGttctacagcagcagcagtctctgGGATCTCGAGGCCTATATTTGCTTTCTTCATTATAACGGTTGCCATGGCATACCTGGAGACAGATGCGCAGAGAATAGTTGGCAAATACTCG CACTATATTTATGGCCTGGTCGGTGAAAGGGCGATAAATAACCTAAGGGAGGCCCTCTTTTCAG TCGTTCTTCGGAGCGAAGTAGGTTGGTTCGAAGAACCCGGGAACAGCGTCGGCTTCCTGACCGCACGTGTTGTCAGCGACACCTCAATGATCAAAACGGTTATATCCGACCGGATGTCCGTCATCGTTCAGTGCATCTCTTCCATCCTGATAGCAACGGTGTTAAGCACAGCAGTGAACTGGAGGATGGCTCTAGCCGTATATGCTATGATGCCATGCCACCTAATCGCCGGCCTCGTACAAGTCAGGTCAGCGAAAGGCTTTGCCACTGACAATTCCACTTCCCACCAGAAGCTCATCTCGCTCACCTCAGAGGCCGTCAGCAACATCCGCACCGTGGCGTCTTTCGTTCAGGAAGAGGAGATACTCAGGAAAGCGGACTTGGCACTTCAAGAACCGATGCAGACTATCAGGATGGAGATCATCAAGTACGGGGCGTTGCAGGGGGCTGCCCTCTGCCTATGGCACATGACGCACGCCATCCAGTTGAGCTGCAGCATTGCGCTGATTGGCAATGGACTGGCAACGTTTGAAAACTGTGTACGGTCATACCAGACGTTCGCGCTGACGGTGCCTTCCATCACGGAGCTATGGACCTTGATCCCTATGGTCATGTCGGCGCTCGCGGTACTGGACCCTGCGCTCGACATTCTTGACAGAGAAACAACGATTGTGCCGGATGTACCAAAAGTATCTCATGATGAAGAAGACACAATTGTGGGTGGCGTCGCGTTTGAAGGCGTCAGCTTCAGCTATCCCTCCAGAGCAAAGGTGGCCATTCTGGATGGCTTCAGTCTCGCCATTGAGCCAGGCCAGAGGGTCGCCTTGGTCGGCCCGAGCGGCGCCGGGAAGTCCACGGTGTTCGCGCTCCTGCTAAGGTTCTACGAGCCTAGCCAAGGAAGAGTGCTCGTGGACGGTAAGGACATCAGGGGCTACAACCTGAAGTGGCTGAGGAGGCAGATAGGGCTGGTCCAGCAGGAGCCGATCCTGTTCAACCTGTCCATCAGGGAGAACATCAGCTACGGCAACGAAGGCGCGTCGGAGGCGGAGATAGTGCAGGCCGCGACGGAGGCCAACATCCACGAGTTCATCAGCGGCCTGTCGGCGGGGTATGGCACCGTGGTCGGGGACAAAGGGAGCCAGCTTTCCGGGGGGCAGAAGCAGAGGATCGCCATCGCCAGGACCATTCTGAAGAAGCCTGCCATACTGCTGCTGGACGAGGCGACCAGCGCCCTGGACGGCGAGTCCGAGAGGGTGGTGATGAGCTCCCTGGCCGCGAAGGGGTGGGGGAAGAGCAGTATCGGCGAGGTGTCGTCGAGCACGACCACGAGCATCACGATCGCGCACCGGCTGTCCACGGTGGCGAACGCGGATGTGATCGTCGTGATGGAGAAAGGTGCGGTGGTCGAGATGGGCAGCCATGAGGCGCTGGTCTCTGGGAGCAATGGTGTTTACTCGCGGATGTACCGTGTGCACGTCAAAGGGGCGAAGGACTGA